CTCAGTGTTTCATGGAATTCGGTCGAGCCGATGCCGACAAGCGACAGCAAATCGACGAAAAGGCGGCGACGGATGGCGCGGCTTGCTTGAAACTGGGAAGGGAGTCTTTGGGGTTCCTATTTCTGGTCCAGCATTTGCCTGCCTCCTGATGCCAACCCTGTGTCTGTGTGTCTGTGATTTGCATTATTTCGTGGCAGATGGTGCTGCTCTTTTGGCTTGGAGAGTTGAAGGGGACCTGTTGCTGGGGCAGGCGGCAGGCCAGCTTACTTTGGCCTAACCCTGGCCTCGTTAAGATCAAGTGCAAGCCTGAATACATGCATGATACTAATATTCTCTGTTCCTCATCAAGGGTTTTTGAAAAGCGAAAGATGTGACCCTGAAAACATTATGTGTAGTGTACTGCACTTGTGCAGGAAGAATTACAGGTGCAGTTCAGAAGTTACATTGCAACACTTTAGTAGTAAGTGGTAGCAACGCCTTGCAAGGCAAAATGGTCGTTGCGCACACCAAAAGGTCGCTCGATTGGATTGGGGCAAGGCAAGTCTGCAAGCATCTTGTTGGAGTTTATTAAACATGTATTTGTCACGGTTAACGGCGACAGGGTGACCTAAGTTACCTCTTTATTCTCCTGCTTGCTTGCACGTTGCTGCCGGGTGAATCCATCCATGCTTCGGCTGGCTTTGGCGTCATCTTTTGCATGGAAAGAAATCCACTTCGACGTCATCGCTTTGCAGCGCGCAATGTCTTCTTGCACTTGCCTTGCCTTGCCGATCTTTTCCTCATGAACTGCTCCGTTATTCCGTGCAGCTTTTGTCCTGCTGATGCTGCCGGGTGATTTGAGAGCAAAATAAACAGTTTGGTACTCTAAAGTCTGAAGGGGAAAAAAGTCAGTTTAATACATGTTATGCGTAACCACGCAAAGAATGTTTCATTTCTTCAGAACAGACGCAAAGAAAACTCGGAGTATAGGATCACAAAGCCTGAAAAGTCAGATCTGCGAACTCCATCCGAGTAAAATACGTTTGACAGTGCCCGGCGTGTGTATACCGGCGTGTAGAAATATCTGACGGCGATTGGACCCACCAAAGAGCCTCCAGGATTCAGGCACCGGTGGGTGGCGCTCGGTTGCTTGGAAGGAGGAGGCAGGAAGCAACCGGCCTGATAGGCGGCAAGCAAGGCTCAATGGAGTTGCAAGAAAGCGCCATGCCCCATGGGGGTTGCTGCATGATTTGTTATATTCAGACGTAATGGAAAAAGGCGCTAACGATTCTTTGTAATCCAGATTAAGGAGTATAAAATAAAGTAGACTGATATATAGTCAAACAGCACGTACAACACATGTCATACACAATCAGCTGACCTGaccttgtcttttttttttgttgggcaaAAAATAACTGAGCTATCAGCGCTGTTGATTAACATGGAAGATAACCATAAGTTAAATCGCTTTATATAAGAAAAATATCAAATCATTAGATTTCCAGCTACCAAAACATTGATTCTACCCTTCTTTCTTTTGGCAATCATTTACAAAAGCCACATCAGTCAGGTCTCACTCCAATTTGTCAGGTCAAGGCCCATGCTGCCCATGCTATGCCGCTTATTTTTGCAGCAATTACTGGCAACACATGGGCAAACCTGCTGAAGAGTGACTGACGAACAATTCTGTATTCGGAAAATACTCTGGAGAACAATTCTCAAATtcagaagagaaaaaaagaaatgtgTTCATTTGcagctgaattttttttcttgaataggCAGGAGAGCTACACACCGTTGTATTATGAAGAGAATGAAAGTTCAGATTGCTTGCGTTACTTCCGATTAGCACCTCATCTCTTTTCGTACCTTTGTTTTCCCTCTCTTGTTTGCAATTAGCACTCCATTGTGAAATGGACAGCAATAGAGAGGAGATTTATAGAAGATTTTTTTCTGAATGGGATGGGATCATGTCAAATCCGAGAAGGAATCATACTATTTAAGCAAAGAGCAGAGGTAGCAGGATGGAGTCCGCTCCACGCCACAGGGGATCTCCTATAAATTCCCCGCCTTTTCCTCCCCACTCCACTCATCACAGaacctctcctccctctctctcccccaagCCCCCAAGGCTTGAAGCTCTCCAGCTAGACTGTCCTGCTTCGGCGCTACTGTGCACAGCCATCGACAGCACACAGCAGAGTCTATCCTGTGGgcactgagcagcagcagcagcaatggaGAGGCCTGCGCAGGCGCCCAGGCAGCTGCCGCCGGGGTTCCGGTTCCACCCCACCGACGAGGAGCTGGTGGTGCAGTACCTCCGCCGGAAGGTTCTGGCTCgcccgctgccggccgccgtcATCCCTGTCGTCCACGACGTCGCCAGGCTAGATCCATGGGACCTCCCTGGTGCGTGCGCACGCTCTCCTTTGAGCCGCCGTCCGTGATGCTTACATCTGCAGAACAGCGTGATGTTCTTCAGATTCATGGGAATGGAACGTTGAGACAGAGTTTTGATGTTCCTTGGTTGGTGTCTACAGGAGCGAGCGAAGGGGAGGGGTACTTCTTCAGCCTGCGGCGAGCGCCGGcgaccggccgcggcggccgcaggAGGAGAGCCGGCAGCGGGTACTGGAAGACCACGGGGAAGGAGACGCCTGTGTTCCTGCACTACGGTGGCAGGCGGCAGCTGCTCGTGGGCGTCAAGACGGCGCTCACCTTCCATCGCAGtgagccgtcgtcgtcgtcgtcgcggaCAGGTTGGGTCATGCACGAGTACCGGCTCGCCGTGCCTGGCGACTtggccatggcggagcagaggaagaatgCAAATCATGTAAGAATTCGCCACCAATGATTTCATCCTTCTACTGAATTTTACTGAGTCGGCAATTAACTTCGTTCTCTGCTGTTAATAGAACATGCCACTGTCAATTTACGGGCCACTTTAGTGTCGGgccatcaaatcaaaattttccGCTAAGTGGTTAAACTCATTTGGATATGCCAAAAAGCAATAGTAGTACTAGTAACATGCACTCCCTCTGTATTTAAATATATGATGATATTCAGAAAAGTCTAGTTATTTCAAAAATCAAGTACGTTTTAAGAAgtcataaaaatatttttttcctcaAAAGAAACCAGAGATCCATGCTCTGTAGCATTTGCCCGCTAGGCTTATGGTTCGTGCTTACTCTGTAGTAGTACTTTACAGCCTATGCTTATGTTAGGCTTATGCGTTAACACCGGCTTCGCAAACCAGAAAGTTCCATTTCTTTGGGCAACTTGAGACTGTGACAGCTTAACAGCGACTACTGAACACACAGTAATGTTTCAGATCATGCAGATATGAGAATCTTGCCTCCTTCTGAAGTAGCTTGGTCCGATTTGCAACCTCGATCGCGATAGTTCACTGAAActtaatttttttctcaaaacttGGAGGACCggtttgttttgttttgcttgCAATCGATAACATGGCAACGACTCGCAGGGCCGTGTTGCTGAGCCGGGGGAGTGGGTCGTGTGCCGGGTCTCTCTGAAGAACAGGCCAAGAAGCAGGCCAAACCGGGATGGCGACGGGAAAACTCCTGGAAACCGCACCTCCATCGCACAAGGCGCGGCGCCGCTGCAGCACCGGGAAGGTGACGGACGGCAGCCGCCGTCGCTGTTGATGTCGCCACAGCCGTCGTCGTCAAGCTGTGTCACCGGTGTTACCGACATTTCAGACCAAGACGAAGTCAGCAGCATCAGTGTCAGAGATGCTCCAGCAGACTCTCAAAGAGAGGCCTAGGCGTGACGAacttgaagttttttttttcctccctccGTTGCCAGTACTTATCCTGGTACCATACAGTGATGGGTTAAGCATCAGGCAATCAGGTCCAAGGCAAAGTCCAGCCCAAGAACGATCTCGAGATATCAAACAGTTGTGTGCCATCTGTATCGGTTGTAACTTGTAAGATTCGGTAACCTGAACTAATCAGGAGCAGTAGTTGCAACGGTTCAGATGCTGGCTGAAGTTCCTACAGTACTTATACAGGCGCTGCAACGGCCCACTGGTGTGTAAGATTGCAGCTGACTAGGTGAATTCTTCGCACGTTGCTGCTGGAATTCGATGAATATGTTATAAATGAagcaatttttttagaaaaaatgtaCAACTGAAACTCTCATACAAATTACATTACAAAGTAATAAAAAAAAAGCTCATATAAAAGCAAATTGTAAATGCTTGACGTCCAACTGTAAGGTTGGAGGAGGAATGGCTCCTACGTACTATACCAGTAGATCGGGAGAAGTTTCTCAGGACGCCTCATTGGCAAAATATAAAcaatgaaaataaaaaggatGAGCACAGTCTACATGACAACTGCCATTCTTGGGAGCACAACCCGCATGGCATCGCGTGAATTCTGAGAGTTCGTGTGGCAAGACTTGCGATTCCTCCAAAAATGACGCTAGCTCTGACTTCTGATGGAGCTGAATCCGTTTTGAAATACATTTTGCAAAACAACTCCATCCTGCTTTTTATCAATAGATTGAAGAGAAGCTGGTTGGAGCCACCTTTTGTGACTCCACTACATAATGGAAACATATTTTAGGCTTCACCAACGGCTTCTTGGATGGAACCGCTCCAAGACCATCCCTTTGGGGCTTTGACGGGCTTTGTCCAAAGCCGTCTTTGGAGCCGTTTTTTTAGCCTTGCCAAAGGGACTCTTAGACCTACTCGATTGGAGGAAAACCAGGGATGAGTAGATGCTCTTGAACCTGTACAGCATTCCCACAGTGGAAAAAACAAAGAGTGGCAAACTAGAGAGAGCTCATGAATTCACCTATACTGATTAAAGTAATGAGTTTTGTAGTTGAGTAAAGTGGGCTCAATGTTGTATGCATTTTGTTTAaaggtatttattatttaaaaaTTAATATTTTGAGACAAGAAAATTAGTGAATATGGGCAGTTTGCTTAGGATTcctaaatatttattttctattttactaTTCTTATTTTATTGTTAGAGTAAAAAGTTTGAGGATTCGAGCATTTATTTGTACCAAGACAAATCTCCTTGTGTAG
This portion of the Panicum virgatum strain AP13 chromosome 2N, P.virgatum_v5, whole genome shotgun sequence genome encodes:
- the LOC120661192 gene encoding NAC domain-containing protein 41-like, producing MERPAQAPRQLPPGFRFHPTDEELVVQYLRRKVLARPLPAAVIPVVHDVARLDPWDLPGASEGEGYFFSLRRAPATGRGGRRRRAGSGYWKTTGKETPVFLHYGGRRQLLVGVKTALTFHRSEPSSSSSRTGWVMHEYRLAVPGDLAMAEQRKNANHGRVAEPGEWVVCRVSLKNRPRSRPNRDGDGKTPGNRTSIAQGAAPLQHREGDGRQPPSLLMSPQPSSSSCVTGVTDISDQDEVSSISVRDAPADSQREA